TACTTTAAAGGAGGCCATTATGCCAACAAAAATAAAAAGACTATTTTTTATCGTACTCTTGTGCAGTGTTCCATTTATCGCAAGATCGGAAATAATTATCATCGAAAATGTAAGTGTCGAAGTCCAGGATCTGAAAGGTGATTCGTACCGGCTTTTATTCAACTTTGCACTGCCTGCCCTGCCGGATGGCATCAATATCGATCGTGCAGTCATTAGCTTTGGCGTGAACATAAGCGAGAATTCGGAAAATATAAACTTGTTTGAAATCTTGGCAGCAGACGCCAACGGCGAAATCGCCGCGACAAGTTATAACCAGAATCCTGTAACGGGAAGGATTGGCAAAGACAAGTTGGGTTTAACCCAAATTGACCTGGATATTACCCAGTTGGTAGATTCATGGGTAAATGGTACAGTAAAGAATGATGGTATTTTTGTAGTTTCGCACCGCCGAATTCCCGAAAAGATACTTCATAAAGATAAAATAAACCTGGCGCCTGAATTTAAGCAAGCAACGGTCAAGATATTTTATACGGCATTGCAATAGGAATAACCTTTCTGCATGTGAACTAAGAAAAAAGGTCAGCAAATAAAGCTGGCCTTTTTTGGATATAAAAAACGCTACTTTCTCCTATATTAGCAATCTCTTCTTCAATCCTTCCAATTATTCATCAAAACTCAGTTCCTTTCATTTCTATTTTGATATTCACCCAATCTACCTTAAATTTACAAACATCAACTTTTTTAAAACTCATCTGGTATACCGTTAAAAGGAAGAAATAGAGCCTGAATGGAAAAAAGTACGGATGAAGAACTAATGAGTATGATTCTCAAAAAGAATACCAAAGCATTAAGGATTTTGTACAATCGATATGAGGTGAGTATCTTTAATTATATTTTAAAATATACCGGCAGCAGAGACATTGCCCAGGACTTATTGCAGGAGACCTTTACCAGGGTTTGGTATGCTGCGCATACATTCAGTCAGGAATCCGGAAAATTCAGGGGTTGGCTTTACACCATCGCACTGAATAATACCAGGAATGAGATGGTGAAAAAACGCTACGATTTTCATTATGTGGATGTCACAGAGATAAAAGGAGAACAGGAACCAGCGCATCCGCAAGCGGAACAACCCGATGTGCAACTGGAACATTCCGATTTAAAGGATACCATTGCAAAGGCGTTGGGGAAGTTAAAACCGCACCTTCGTGAAATCATCGTTTTAAAGCAATTTCAACAATTGAAGTTCAGGGAGATCGCCGAGATTACCAAAGTTCCGGAAGGAACCTTAAAGGCCAGGTTTCACCGGGCCATTGCGAAATTAAAACCACTATTAGAAGCGGTGGAGTTTTAGATATGAGCCATCAAAATAAAAATGCAATTCTAAGCTTGTTTTATCATGAATGTACTCAACAGGAAGAAAGCAAACTTCGTGATCATCTGACCGGCTGCGAAGATTGCCGGGAATATTTAAATGAGCTAAATCTGATGGATGCCATTTTGAAGTACTCCCAGGACGAGCAACCGCTGCCGGGAACTATCGATAAAATATTGGCAAATATACCGGCAGAACGGCCAAGGGTAGCACCAGCCAGACCGGAAATGTCAGCGTTGCCATTCTTCCGTATTGGTTTTGTGATGATCTTTATCTTGTCTTTGATCTACTTCATTCAGGACAGGATCAGTATGCAGCCATTCTGGCAGTCTATGCAAGAGATCTGGGTCATTCAAACCGTCGGCAGTTTTGGATTTGTTGCTTTCTTATTTTTGTGCGCCGGCACATTTATAACCCTGGCCCTGGCTCCCATTTTGTATTTTGATGTAAACAAAAATGCGATTCGATTATGATTGAAACAAAGGAACAAAGGCACAAAGTAACAAAGTAAGAAAGATGCACAGAGAGGTGAAAAATATTTGTAGTAAGAATTGGATAATCATTAAAAAGAAAGTTAAAGTAACATTTACTCAAAATAATTGGAGAAAAAATGAACAGGAAAAAATTAATCAAAAAAATGGCGTTACCGGCGGCAATTGTTTTCATGGTTTCGCTTAGTGTGGCAATTATTCAAACCCCTTACTGGAATAATAAATATAAACAACACCAGCAGAGATTGAATGAACATATAACAACGGTCACCGATCAAAATACCCAATATTTGACAGCAACAGCAGAAAAAATAGGAGTGATTTCCAGGACACCGGAAAACGTAGCCGATAACCGGCTGATCAAAGTTATCCAATCCGAACTATTACTCGAACATCAAAAAGTGGATCAGGCAAAACGTTATCTTTGGATGAGCGACAACCGGGGCGAATTTATTTTTGGAGCGCCTTCCTATGCCTTTGTCCAGGTTAATAATGCCTATGATAAAAATGCGGAAACCATCATCAAAGAAGGACTCTATAGCGACCGCAATGACTTTCTCCTTGATGTAATCGATCAGCACAATCAAGTTGATTTTGCGAATGTTGATATTGGTAAAATTAAACAATTACACCAGGATGGAAGGGAGAGCAGCTGGTATTATACGAGAGATCGTGGTCTGATCTTATCAGCGCCTGTGGCCAATGAAGACGGACAGGTACAGGGAACCTTGTTTATAAAGATCGATGATTCGGCTAATCATGAAATGTACTACAGTAACAATAGGGCCCGGGGTGAAGACGCATTTCTTGATTACCAGCCATTATTTATATTTTTTACGGTTATTTCAGGGTTTTTTCTCTGGTTTCTCTTACCCACCTGGGTCTATATTGATGCCCAACAACGTGATGTGAACAATCCCGGTCTTTGGGCATTTATCACGCTTATTTCGTTGATATTCGGTCTCGCCATCTACATGATCACCAGGCCATCGACCATGCGCTCTCACCAATGTCCCCAGTGTGAAAACGAATTAAATGGCACTGGCACTTTTTGTCCGCACTGCGGCTTCGATTTGTCCAACACATATTGCCCGCAATGCCAGTATCCCATTAAACCGGATTGGACCTTTTGTCCGAGTTGCCGGGCAGGATTGGAGGAAAAAGAAGAATTACAACCGGTTGTCGAACCTGAACCTTCACCTGAACCGGCGAAAGAAAAATAGGTGAACAACAAGGTTTAACCGCGGAGAACGCTGAGTTGGAAATGTTTTCCAATATAAAAACCCTCAACGAAATTGATGTGAATTGGAACACATTGATCAGCGCCAAAATCACCAAGCTGATTGCCGTCAATTTTAATGTAAAATTAATTTACGATCGCGATGTATCTGTCAAAAGGCAATTGAAGCAGGCATTGACAGTGAGGTTGACTTATACATTATTGTAAAAGCACAGAGCGGCCTTGGGCCGCGACCAAAGAATTTAGCCACGGATTTTCACTGATTGACACTGATAAAATCCGTTTAGAAAAAAAAATTAAAAACCATTACATTCAATTTGAATTTATAGAAATGTTTTATGTTGAAAAAGTGAAATTAAAAGCTCCAT
Above is a genomic segment from candidate division KSB1 bacterium containing:
- a CDS encoding zinc ribbon domain-containing protein, which codes for MNRKKLIKKMALPAAIVFMVSLSVAIIQTPYWNNKYKQHQQRLNEHITTVTDQNTQYLTATAEKIGVISRTPENVADNRLIKVIQSELLLEHQKVDQAKRYLWMSDNRGEFIFGAPSYAFVQVNNAYDKNAETIIKEGLYSDRNDFLLDVIDQHNQVDFANVDIGKIKQLHQDGRESSWYYTRDRGLILSAPVANEDGQVQGTLFIKIDDSANHEMYYSNNRARGEDAFLDYQPLFIFFTVISGFFLWFLLPTWVYIDAQQRDVNNPGLWAFITLISLIFGLAIYMITRPSTMRSHQCPQCENELNGTGTFCPHCGFDLSNTYCPQCQYPIKPDWTFCPSCRAGLEEKEELQPVVEPEPSPEPAKEK
- a CDS encoding RNA polymerase sigma factor, with product MEKSTDEELMSMILKKNTKALRILYNRYEVSIFNYILKYTGSRDIAQDLLQETFTRVWYAAHTFSQESGKFRGWLYTIALNNTRNEMVKKRYDFHYVDVTEIKGEQEPAHPQAEQPDVQLEHSDLKDTIAKALGKLKPHLREIIVLKQFQQLKFREIAEITKVPEGTLKARFHRAIAKLKPLLEAVEF
- a CDS encoding DNRLRE domain-containing protein yields the protein MPTKIKRLFFIVLLCSVPFIARSEIIIIENVSVEVQDLKGDSYRLLFNFALPALPDGINIDRAVISFGVNISENSENINLFEILAADANGEIAATSYNQNPVTGRIGKDKLGLTQIDLDITQLVDSWVNGTVKNDGIFVVSHRRIPEKILHKDKINLAPEFKQATVKIFYTALQ